A stretch of the Planktothricoides raciborskii GIHE-MW2 genome encodes the following:
- a CDS encoding DUF433 domain-containing protein: MSTAQLTDYFNFITPDDIRLKGTRIGIETILYEYIDRALTPEEIAQTYPSLTLEQVYATILYYLHNKETISNYLKNWIEHGHRMREQQRLNPPPVSEKLRQFRATRKAQM; this comes from the coding sequence ATGTCAACAGCACAACTAACAGATTATTTTAACTTTATCACCCCCGATGATATTCGACTGAAAGGAACACGAATCGGCATCGAAACTATCCTTTATGAATACATCGATCGCGCTCTAACTCCAGAAGAAATTGCCCAAACCTACCCCTCCCTAACCTTAGAACAAGTTTATGCCACGATTCTTTATTACCTACATAACAAAGAAACTATCAGCAATTACCTAAAAAATTGGATAGAACATGGTCACAGAATGAGAGAACAACAGCGCCTAAACCCTCCACCTGTATCCGAAAAACTTAGGCAATTCAGAGCTACCAGAAAAGCCCAAATGTAA
- a CDS encoding WD40 repeat domain-containing protein: protein MFRSQVGFVAMSANGLMEISANNQGEIKLWKLNHDLLKPLKAHEHKIWDVATSPDGKLIASTSVDQTLKLWRSDGTLLQTLKDNKSTVFRTAVFSQDSRMLVTGSVDQQVQIWDISNPETSEIKLLKTFAGHQAPVNALAIAPDGKTIASGDNKTIRLWNFEGKLLHSFPAHNQIIWRLGFSLDGQFIASASADGTAKIWRVADGLLAATLNHDGPVWGVAFSPQGNLVVTSSRDGNLKLWELDGTLLKTIPNLSGLNRLAISPDGKIIATAGVDTNVKLWSNTGELLAILPGHQSMVFSVAFTADGNFLVSGGEEGTMIIWNLKNILALKPLNYACNWVQDYLQTNVEVEEGDRDLCKGVELGK, encoded by the coding sequence ATGTTTCGCAGCCAAGTTGGATTCGTGGCCATGAGTGCCAATGGTTTAATGGAAATCTCGGCGAATAATCAGGGGGAAATTAAACTCTGGAAGCTGAATCACGATCTATTAAAACCCCTCAAGGCACATGAGCATAAGATTTGGGATGTGGCGACGAGCCCGGATGGTAAATTAATCGCTTCAACCAGTGTGGATCAAACCCTAAAATTATGGCGGTCTGATGGCACACTTTTGCAAACCCTGAAAGATAACAAATCTACAGTTTTTCGGACGGCGGTTTTTAGTCAAGATAGTCGAATGTTAGTGACGGGTAGTGTGGATCAGCAAGTGCAAATTTGGGATATTAGTAATCCAGAAACTTCAGAGATAAAACTGCTCAAAACTTTCGCAGGACATCAAGCGCCGGTTAATGCTCTGGCGATCGCCCCTGATGGAAAAACCATCGCTTCTGGAGATAATAAAACGATTAGACTTTGGAATTTTGAAGGAAAATTACTGCATAGTTTTCCCGCGCATAATCAAATTATTTGGAGATTAGGGTTTAGTCTTGATGGTCAATTCATTGCCTCGGCCAGCGCTGATGGCACCGCTAAAATTTGGCGGGTTGCCGATGGTTTATTAGCGGCCACTCTGAACCACGATGGCCCAGTTTGGGGAGTTGCTTTTAGTCCTCAAGGAAATTTGGTTGTCACTTCTAGTCGCGATGGTAACTTGAAATTGTGGGAATTAGATGGAACATTACTCAAGACGATACCTAATTTAAGTGGGTTAAACCGATTGGCCATCAGTCCTGACGGTAAAATTATTGCGACAGCGGGAGTAGATACGAATGTAAAATTATGGAGTAATACCGGAGAATTACTCGCCATTTTACCCGGTCATCAATCGATGGTTTTTAGCGTGGCTTTTACCGCTGATGGCAACTTCCTGGTTTCTGGGGGAGAAGAAGGCACTATGATTATCTGGAATTTAAAGAATATTCTCGCTCTGAAACCGCTCAATTATGCTTGCAATTGGGTGCAGGATTATTTGCAGACAAATGTTGAGGTGGAAGAGGGCGATCGGGATTTATGTAAAGGAGTAGAACTAGGAAAGTAA
- a CDS encoding PAS domain S-box protein, whose amino-acid sequence MIQKTIRFVTTFLLLITPIAVVTGIIYAQQAKQAKTVLEIQASNSVKGQTDQITREFQLIVSDLIFLTKLNELQLYIKLENPQYRDELAREFLNFSASKKMYDQIRFLDQTGMEIVRVNFNGDRASIVPDEKLQNQGNRYYFKDTFQIDPGKIFVSPFDLNVEGNQIEQPLKPMIRFGVPVFDDQNQKRGIVLLNYLGNQLLNQLKNNAAYAPGNVMLLNAQGFWLTGVEDARLWGFMYGDRNHQTFGQYFPEEWQKMSKKKSGQFYSKNGLFTFVTIYPLRGTQKSSIAIAQEAFAPSQAEIGASEYYWQVVSYISTADLQEALNPIRQETTLLFFGLGAIGLVIALWLTNIQNKRAEAEKQIEQQNKFLNNIINSLADPFYVVNVKDYKIITANTAAKKLGKLDRGISLGLTHQSNTSCTNARHSCPLQIVQQTKQPVVLEHTHFRANGEPMMVEVHGYPILDEEGNVVQIIEYSLDITARKQVEEELRKLSQAVEQSANGIIITNLHGKIEYVNRQFAQMTGYTFEEVKDKTPRILNSGKQSKAYYQELWQTIKSGREWRGEFHNRRKDGSLYWAQATLSPIFNAEGNMTHFLGIQENITARKEAESALRNSEAKLRRQTQELAKALEELRHAQSQLIQTEKMSSLGQLVAGIAHEINNPVNFIYGNLAHIQTYVQDLIQLIQLYQTYLPEPAAEITDRIEDIDLEFMIEDIPNLIGSMKQGANRIKAIVSSLRTFSHMDQVGIKAVDIHQGIDSTLILLQPRLNATANRPEIQIEKHYGKLPLVKCYADQMNQVFMNIINNAIDAIDQRDSRQRSALRDRTRSWADFEQNPSRIQIITELITEMGGNRQSVKIRIIDNGSGIPASVKDRVFDPFFTTKDVGQGTGLGLSICYKIITEQHKGKIECFSTVGQGTEFAITLPISGI is encoded by the coding sequence ATGATTCAAAAAACCATCCGGTTTGTGACTACCTTCTTGCTTCTTATCACACCCATAGCTGTTGTTACTGGGATTATTTATGCTCAACAAGCAAAGCAGGCGAAAACTGTTCTGGAAATCCAAGCCAGTAATAGTGTCAAAGGCCAAACTGACCAAATTACCAGGGAATTTCAGTTAATCGTATCTGATTTAATATTTTTAACAAAACTTAATGAATTGCAATTATATATTAAGCTAGAAAATCCCCAATATCGGGATGAATTAGCCCGTGAATTTTTAAATTTTTCCGCCTCAAAAAAAATGTACGACCAGATTCGGTTTTTAGACCAAACCGGGATGGAAATTGTTCGGGTGAATTTTAATGGCGATCGCGCATCGATTGTGCCGGATGAAAAACTGCAAAATCAAGGAAATCGCTATTACTTTAAAGATACATTTCAGATCGATCCAGGAAAAATATTTGTTTCTCCCTTTGATTTAAATGTGGAAGGAAACCAAATTGAACAACCATTAAAACCAATGATTCGATTTGGGGTTCCGGTGTTTGATGACCAGAATCAAAAACGAGGAATTGTTTTACTTAACTACCTGGGAAATCAGTTGTTAAACCAACTGAAAAATAATGCGGCTTATGCTCCGGGGAATGTGATGCTGCTAAACGCCCAGGGTTTTTGGCTGACGGGAGTGGAAGATGCCCGGTTGTGGGGGTTTATGTATGGCGATCGCAACCATCAAACCTTTGGGCAATATTTTCCAGAGGAATGGCAAAAAATGAGCAAAAAAAAATCCGGTCAATTTTATAGTAAAAATGGCTTATTTACCTTTGTCACTATCTATCCTTTAAGGGGAACACAAAAATCCAGTATTGCGATCGCCCAAGAAGCCTTTGCTCCCAGCCAAGCGGAAATCGGTGCCTCAGAATATTATTGGCAAGTGGTTTCCTATATATCCACTGCGGATCTCCAGGAGGCACTCAACCCCATTCGGCAAGAAACGACCCTGCTTTTCTTCGGATTAGGGGCGATCGGTCTGGTGATTGCTCTCTGGTTAACTAATATTCAAAATAAACGGGCTGAAGCGGAAAAACAAATTGAACAACAAAATAAATTTTTAAATAATATCATCAATTCTCTAGCGGATCCTTTCTATGTGGTTAACGTCAAAGATTACAAGATTATTACGGCGAATACTGCGGCCAAAAAGCTGGGGAAATTAGATCGAGGAATTAGCCTGGGTTTAACCCATCAAAGCAATACCTCCTGTACAAATGCCCGACATTCTTGCCCCTTGCAAATCGTTCAGCAGACCAAACAGCCGGTGGTGCTTGAACATACCCACTTTCGGGCTAATGGCGAACCGATGATGGTAGAAGTTCACGGCTATCCGATCTTAGATGAGGAGGGAAATGTGGTGCAGATAATTGAATACAGCCTGGATATCACTGCCCGCAAACAAGTCGAAGAAGAATTACGCAAGCTTTCCCAAGCTGTAGAACAAAGCGCCAATGGGATTATTATTACTAATTTGCACGGCAAAATTGAGTATGTAAATCGCCAGTTTGCTCAAATGACTGGCTACACCTTTGAAGAAGTTAAGGACAAGACTCCTCGGATTTTGAATTCCGGTAAACAAAGCAAAGCTTATTATCAGGAGTTGTGGCAAACGATTAAATCGGGACGAGAATGGCGTGGGGAATTTCATAACCGCCGCAAAGATGGCTCGCTTTATTGGGCACAAGCGACGCTTTCGCCGATTTTTAATGCTGAGGGAAATATGACACATTTTCTCGGAATTCAAGAAAATATTACCGCCAGAAAAGAAGCGGAATCAGCCCTACGGAATTCCGAAGCAAAATTGAGACGACAAACTCAGGAATTAGCTAAAGCTTTAGAAGAGTTACGCCATGCTCAAAGTCAATTAATTCAAACAGAAAAAATGTCTAGTTTGGGTCAACTGGTGGCAGGAATTGCCCATGAAATTAATAATCCCGTGAATTTTATTTATGGTAATCTGGCTCATATTCAGACCTATGTGCAAGATTTAATTCAACTAATTCAGCTTTATCAAACCTATCTCCCTGAACCCGCCGCAGAAATTACGGATCGAATCGAAGATATCGATCTAGAATTTATGATCGAAGATATTCCTAATTTGATCGGATCCATGAAACAAGGGGCGAATCGAATTAAGGCGATTGTTTCTTCTTTACGCACTTTTTCCCACATGGATCAAGTTGGGATTAAAGCGGTGGATATTCATCAAGGAATTGATAGTACCTTAATTTTGTTGCAGCCTCGCTTGAATGCCACGGCAAATCGTCCCGAAATTCAAATAGAAAAACACTATGGTAAGTTACCTTTAGTTAAATGTTATGCCGATCAAATGAATCAGGTGTTTATGAATATTATTAATAATGCTATTGATGCGATAGACCAGCGCGATTCGCGGCAGCGATCCGCTTTGCGCGATCGCACCCGGTCTTGGGCTGATTTTGAACAAAACCCCAGTCGAATTCAGATTATTACTGAGCTTATTACTGAAATGGGCGGGAATCGCCAATCGGTGAAAATCCGCATCATTGATAATGGATCAGGGATTCCTGCCTCGGTCAAAGACCGCGTATTTGACCCTTTTTTCACCACCAAAGATGTCGGTCAAGGAACCGGCTTAGGACTCTCGATCTGTTATAAAATTATTACCGAACAACATAAAGGAAAAATAGAATGTTTTTCCACCGTTGGTCAAGGTACAGAATTTGCCATCACTCTACCCATTTCGGGAATTTAA
- a CDS encoding CHAT domain-containing protein: MEKLVLLTFAEGDLDKTGFPVTLQMGDEGKPATIQETGSLPPNSKVVESHINWKVTYYGFIGVKIRKLEAKKAAQTTNFSILDVKEKSDDFKHNFNLWLKSQQFSHIREELRGYLKYDDEVRLIIQTSNIQLRQLPWHLWDLLESYPKAEISVIAPKFKQVTSAKVAKNKVNILAILGDDEGINVEEDRKILNSLPGAKVEFLVKPNRQALNERLWEQSWDILFFAGHSRTEGETGVIYINKTESLTIPDLRYALKKAIEKGLQLAIFNSCDGLGLAQDLADLNLPQMIVMREPVPDKVAQEFLKYFLCSFSEGQSFYLAVKEARERLQGWESLFPCASWLPVICQNLAELPLIWPKLQESNLRYALEVILSTLLGTLIRMRI, from the coding sequence ATGGAGAAGTTAGTGCTGCTGACTTTTGCCGAGGGAGACTTGGACAAAACAGGTTTTCCGGTGACATTACAGATGGGGGATGAAGGGAAACCTGCGACTATTCAGGAAACCGGATCTTTGCCGCCAAATTCAAAAGTGGTTGAGTCTCACATCAATTGGAAAGTGACTTATTATGGCTTTATTGGGGTAAAAATTAGAAAATTAGAGGCAAAAAAAGCAGCACAAACGACTAACTTTTCTATCCTTGATGTTAAGGAAAAATCTGATGATTTCAAGCATAATTTTAATCTTTGGCTAAAATCGCAGCAATTTAGTCATATTAGGGAAGAGTTACGAGGATATTTAAAATATGATGATGAAGTGCGGTTAATTATCCAAACTTCAAATATTCAGCTACGCCAACTTCCCTGGCATCTTTGGGATCTATTAGAAAGTTACCCTAAAGCCGAAATTAGTGTCATTGCGCCCAAGTTTAAACAAGTGACCTCAGCCAAAGTTGCTAAAAATAAAGTGAATATTTTGGCGATTTTGGGCGATGATGAGGGGATTAATGTTGAAGAAGATCGAAAAATATTAAATTCTCTTCCCGGTGCTAAAGTTGAGTTTTTAGTTAAACCAAACCGACAAGCACTTAACGAGAGACTATGGGAACAGTCTTGGGATATTCTCTTTTTTGCCGGACATAGCCGCACGGAAGGAGAGACAGGAGTTATTTATATTAATAAGACTGAGAGTTTAACTATTCCTGACTTAAGGTATGCGTTAAAAAAAGCCATTGAAAAAGGTTTACAATTAGCGATTTTTAACTCCTGTGATGGTTTGGGTTTAGCTCAGGATTTAGCTGATTTGAATCTACCTCAAATGATTGTCATGCGAGAACCTGTTCCTGACAAAGTAGCACAGGAATTTTTAAAATATTTTCTGTGTTCTTTTTCGGAGGGTCAGTCATTTTATTTAGCGGTTAAGGAAGCGCGGGAAAGATTGCAAGGTTGGGAAAGCCTGTTTCCCTGTGCCAGTTGGTTGCCAGTAATTTGTCAAAATTTAGCGGAATTACCACTAATTTGGCCAAAGTTACAGGAGAGTAATTTAAGGTATGCTCTGGAAGTTATCTTGTCTACTTTGTTAGGAACCCTAATAAGAATGAGAATATAA
- the petC gene encoding cytochrome b6-f complex iron-sulfur subunit, with amino-acid sequence MAQASGSPDVPSMGRRQFMNFLTFGAVTGTALGALYPVVQYFIPPSSGGGGSGVTAKDALGNDVKATQFLASHNSGDRTLVQGLKGDPTYLVVTEDKSLADYGINAVCTHLGCVVPWNAGENKFMCPCHGSQYNAEGKVVRGPAPLSLALTHVNVQDDTVFISQWTETDFRTGEEPYWA; translated from the coding sequence ATGGCTCAAGCTTCTGGATCTCCCGATGTCCCCAGCATGGGGCGTCGTCAATTTATGAATTTTCTGACCTTTGGTGCCGTTACGGGAACCGCGTTAGGCGCACTTTATCCGGTCGTTCAATATTTTATTCCTCCCTCTAGTGGGGGTGGTGGATCGGGTGTCACTGCTAAAGATGCCCTGGGTAATGATGTGAAAGCCACCCAGTTCTTGGCTAGTCATAATTCAGGCGATCGCACCTTAGTCCAAGGTCTTAAAGGCGACCCCACCTACTTAGTAGTAACTGAAGACAAAAGTCTAGCAGATTACGGAATCAACGCCGTTTGTACTCACCTGGGTTGCGTGGTGCCTTGGAACGCTGGTGAAAATAAATTTATGTGCCCGTGTCATGGTTCTCAGTACAATGCCGAAGGCAAAGTTGTGCGTGGCCCTGCACCGTTGTCTCTAGCCCTGACTCACGTCAACGTGCAAGACGACACCGTGTTTATCAGTCAATGGACTGAAACCGACTTCCGCACCGGGGAAGAACCCTACTGGGCGTAA
- a CDS encoding DUF3067 family protein, whose protein sequence is MDGNTLRALLIQKWGYSYDIQLRRTQGKMFVQVMWKYLEQASFPMTEAEYQEHLNAVANYLHAWGGFEQVQRFIENTQERPRLGKAVSIPIDLGERASEWILENS, encoded by the coding sequence ATGGACGGAAATACATTACGAGCATTGTTGATCCAGAAATGGGGATATTCCTACGACATTCAACTGCGCCGGACTCAAGGTAAGATGTTTGTCCAGGTGATGTGGAAATACTTAGAGCAAGCCTCTTTTCCCATGACCGAAGCGGAATATCAAGAGCATTTGAACGCAGTGGCGAATTATCTGCACGCTTGGGGCGGGTTTGAGCAAGTGCAACGTTTTATTGAAAATACTCAGGAACGTCCTCGGTTGGGTAAAGCGGTCAGTATTCCCATTGATTTGGGCGAAAGGGCTTCTGAATGGATTTTGGAAAATTCCTAA
- a CDS encoding type II toxin-antitoxin system RelE/ParE family toxin, with protein MSNNTPFVQIDLTPEYKRNLRELSKKYRKIRLDTQSIIEQLQGGNFIGDRLAGMGENYVILKVRVKNSDIQKGKSAGYRLIYQVESETSILLLTIYSKSDREDINANDILSILAECDRDE; from the coding sequence ATGTCGAATAACACGCCTTTTGTCCAGATTGATTTAACACCTGAGTATAAACGTAATTTACGGGAATTATCCAAAAAATATCGCAAGATTCGGTTAGATACTCAGTCCATTATTGAGCAATTACAAGGTGGGAATTTTATAGGCGATCGCCTTGCCGGGATGGGTGAAAATTATGTCATCCTCAAGGTGAGAGTTAAAAATAGCGATATCCAAAAAGGGAAAAGCGCCGGTTATCGACTTATCTATCAAGTTGAATCAGAAACTAGCATACTTCTGCTGACAATTTACTCTAAATCAGACAGAGAAGATATTAATGCTAATGATATTTTAAGTATCTTAGCCGAGTGCGATCGCGATGAATAA
- a CDS encoding ThiF family adenylyltransferase, with protein MSQISLQISEDVLRQIEREIAAYSPERGGALLGPIGQPIITHFILDQQAQTSGASYLPSRQLTERVQRLEIELGIEFKGVIHSHPGGYDRPSGPDEEAMLEGLSINPHIPYFVAPIVTTQRPWGQLRNHELSLSPGKISCYAAYRDRGGVRVETLPVEKISQRELGRIKPNQNLTTQSSQPPSIPMQRDLELISRTFGSTKPPEIFTTEMEGRTIPAGCVTLNRLELLFLFSNNYPITPPLLLATPAEGNTEQIQLPWSLETPAEERLLTAVKSIIQSSGSYRKVYRPLGKSALTADSEIARLAGWTGCYSGENPKTAATEVQQGLFARSTGILSQQISTKRVLIAGTGSVGSYLAEQLIRSGVGAVTLIDPEIVETVNLCRTTYDLTDVGHPKVEALGRRLLHINPLVELTLQSKSLLDYQVADFDALVQQADLVIATTDDPAAQRILNRFAYFHGKPTLFVGLYNGAEGGEVIFTLPEKTPCYLCATANRHQAEMDLGRVSADGDYGSNGRVMGEVALSADIHHVTSVAVKMALSLLLPENTQVKLKGFLNPAIEAGFNYLTLSMMPNYWFYPAIFGETPGQYAYQSVWLTAKSREECPVCGNVHHRVDPRQVPLQELQAGDIRAALSRSRS; from the coding sequence ATGTCGCAAATTTCGTTGCAAATCTCTGAGGATGTTTTGCGTCAAATTGAGCGCGAGATCGCAGCTTATTCCCCCGAACGCGGTGGTGCATTGTTAGGGCCCATCGGTCAACCCATCATCACCCACTTTATCTTAGACCAACAAGCGCAAACCAGTGGCGCCAGTTATCTCCCTTCTCGCCAACTCACCGAACGAGTACAGCGACTAGAAATAGAACTGGGAATCGAGTTTAAAGGCGTTATCCACTCTCACCCCGGCGGTTACGATCGCCCTTCAGGACCTGATGAAGAAGCAATGCTGGAAGGACTTAGTATCAACCCTCATATTCCCTACTTTGTTGCTCCCATTGTCACCACACAGCGGCCTTGGGGTCAATTACGCAACCACGAACTTTCCCTCAGTCCAGGCAAAATTTCCTGCTACGCAGCTTACCGCGATCGCGGTGGGGTAAGGGTGGAAACTCTGCCAGTGGAGAAAATTTCCCAACGAGAGTTAGGGCGAATTAAACCTAACCAGAATCTAACTACACAATCTTCTCAACCCCCATCTATACCCATGCAACGTGATTTAGAATTAATTAGTCGCACCTTTGGCAGCACTAAACCGCCAGAAATCTTTACCACCGAGATGGAAGGACGCACTATTCCGGCTGGTTGCGTCACCCTGAACCGTTTGGAACTGCTGTTTTTATTCAGCAATAATTATCCCATCACACCACCATTGTTGTTAGCAACACCAGCAGAGGGAAACACCGAGCAAATTCAACTCCCCTGGTCCCTAGAAACACCCGCAGAAGAACGTTTATTAACCGCAGTCAAAAGCATTATTCAAAGTTCTGGTTCTTACCGAAAAGTTTACCGCCCTTTGGGAAAGTCCGCCCTCACCGCAGACAGCGAAATTGCTCGTTTAGCTGGATGGACTGGCTGTTATTCGGGAGAAAACCCAAAAACCGCCGCGACTGAGGTGCAACAAGGATTATTTGCTCGCAGTACGGGAATTTTGAGTCAACAGATTAGCACGAAACGGGTGTTAATTGCTGGGACGGGTTCTGTGGGTTCCTACTTAGCGGAACAACTGATTCGCAGTGGTGTAGGTGCAGTAACTTTAATTGACCCGGAAATAGTAGAAACGGTAAATCTTTGCCGCACGACTTACGATCTCACCGATGTGGGACATCCCAAGGTAGAAGCTTTAGGACGGCGACTATTGCATATTAACCCCTTGGTGGAATTGACGCTACAATCCAAGAGTTTATTAGATTATCAAGTGGCAGATTTTGATGCTTTGGTGCAACAAGCCGACTTGGTAATAGCAACAACGGATGACCCAGCAGCACAGCGGATTCTCAACCGTTTTGCCTATTTTCACGGCAAACCTACTTTGTTTGTTGGGTTATATAACGGTGCAGAAGGTGGAGAAGTAATTTTTACTTTACCGGAAAAAACACCCTGTTATCTTTGCGCTACGGCTAATCGTCATCAAGCTGAAATGGATTTAGGACGGGTAAGTGCAGATGGGGATTATGGTAGCAATGGTCGGGTAATGGGTGAAGTGGCCCTGTCAGCAGATATCCACCATGTCACCAGTGTTGCGGTAAAAATGGCGCTGTCGTTATTGTTGCCGGAAAATACACAAGTTAAGCTAAAAGGATTCTTAAATCCAGCAATTGAAGCAGGGTTTAATTATCTCACCCTTTCAATGATGCCAAATTACTGGTTTTATCCAGCTATATTTGGCGAAACACCGGGACAATACGCTTATCAGAGCGTTTGGTTAACAGCAAAGAGTCGCGAGGAATGTCCCGTATGTGGTAATGTTCACCATCGAGTCGATCCGCGCCAAGTACCATTACAGGAGTTGCAAGCGGGTGATATTCGCGCTGCTTTGAGTCGTTCTCGTTCTTAA
- a CDS encoding alpha/beta fold hydrolase, giving the protein MKVEEKVVEVGSLKWFYREINPQNPSDRPPVLLLHGLAAQSYSWTVIMRNLAEKGFRAIAPDWIGFGQSAKPEKQDFPYTPEAFISALDSFINTLEIANFSLGIQGFLGSVGLQYALRNTEKIERLIILNAPVSSESKLPWKIKQFGLPFIGDMITQDPLSIDRTLEAGCGYPISDEDLKIYRAPLLQSSAAGRSLLNTVRKLDLKNAMTEIESGAKAWQKPTLIIWGTEDPWLPVLDGEKLVKSLPNGQLVKLEKAGHYPQEHWSSEISDIILPFLRRQE; this is encoded by the coding sequence GTGAAAGTTGAAGAAAAAGTAGTTGAAGTGGGTTCCCTGAAGTGGTTTTATCGGGAAATTAATCCCCAAAACCCCAGCGATCGCCCCCCGGTATTGTTGTTACATGGACTAGCTGCCCAAAGTTATAGTTGGACAGTGATTATGCGGAATTTGGCAGAAAAAGGATTTCGGGCGATCGCTCCTGATTGGATTGGCTTTGGTCAATCAGCTAAACCGGAAAAACAGGACTTTCCCTACACTCCTGAAGCCTTTATCAGCGCCCTGGATAGCTTTATCAACACCCTAGAAATCGCTAATTTTTCTTTAGGCATCCAAGGCTTTTTAGGCAGCGTTGGCCTCCAATATGCCCTAAGAAATACCGAAAAAATTGAGCGATTAATCATTCTCAATGCTCCCGTTTCTTCAGAATCAAAATTACCTTGGAAAATCAAACAATTTGGTTTACCATTCATCGGTGACATGATTACCCAAGACCCTCTTTCCATCGATCGCACCTTGGAAGCGGGCTGCGGATATCCTATTTCTGACGAAGACTTAAAAATCTATCGGGCACCATTACTCCAAAGTTCCGCCGCAGGCAGATCACTGTTAAATACTGTGCGGAAACTTGACCTCAAAAATGCCATGACTGAAATTGAATCTGGGGCAAAAGCATGGCAAAAACCTACCTTAATTATTTGGGGGACAGAAGACCCTTGGTTGCCCGTACTCGATGGGGAAAAACTGGTTAAATCTCTACCCAATGGTCAGTTAGTCAAACTGGAAAAAGCGGGACATTATCCTCAAGAACATTGGTCATCAGAAATCAGCGATATTATATTGCCCTTTTTGCGTCGTCAAGAATAG
- the petA gene encoding cytochrome f has product MKTYSLSEILRLSQKAIAKGLVLAVTTLSLFIASDLVIPQSAAAYPFWAQQTAPETPREATGRIVCANCHLGAKPTEVEVPQSVLPDTVFEAVVKIPYDTQAQQVLGDGSKGGLNVGAVLMLPEGFKIAPEDRIPEEMKEKVEGLYFQPYSADQENVVIIGPLPGEQYQEIVFPVLSPNPETDKSIKYGKYSIHAGGNRGRGQVYPTGDKTNNTIYNASAAGTISQIAQAASGGYEVTIQSTDGASVVDVIPAGPELIVAEGDQVTAGQALTNNPNVGGFGQRDTEIVLQSAARIQGLLAFFGIVILSQILLVLKKKQVEKVQAAEMNF; this is encoded by the coding sequence ATGAAAACATATTCCTTATCGGAGATACTACGGCTTAGTCAAAAGGCGATCGCCAAAGGACTGGTTTTAGCCGTCACCACCCTTAGCTTATTCATTGCCAGCGACCTGGTAATTCCCCAGTCAGCCGCTGCCTATCCTTTCTGGGCGCAGCAAACCGCTCCCGAAACTCCTCGGGAAGCCACCGGACGCATTGTTTGCGCCAACTGCCACCTCGGTGCCAAACCCACTGAAGTGGAAGTGCCTCAGTCTGTGTTACCGGACACGGTGTTTGAAGCCGTCGTGAAAATTCCTTACGACACTCAAGCCCAACAAGTCTTAGGTGATGGCAGCAAAGGTGGCTTAAACGTTGGTGCCGTCTTAATGTTGCCCGAAGGCTTTAAGATTGCTCCAGAAGACAGAATTCCTGAAGAAATGAAGGAAAAAGTCGAAGGACTTTACTTCCAGCCTTACAGTGCTGACCAAGAAAACGTTGTGATCATCGGCCCATTACCCGGTGAACAATATCAAGAGATTGTATTTCCGGTCTTATCTCCCAATCCCGAAACCGATAAATCGATTAAATACGGTAAATATTCGATTCACGCTGGGGGCAACCGGGGTCGGGGACAAGTTTATCCAACCGGGGATAAAACCAACAATACTATCTATAATGCCAGCGCTGCCGGAACCATTAGCCAAATTGCTCAGGCTGCCTCTGGTGGTTATGAAGTGACCATTCAATCCACTGACGGCGCGTCCGTTGTTGATGTGATTCCTGCCGGCCCAGAATTGATCGTTGCCGAAGGCGATCAAGTCACCGCTGGTCAAGCTTTGACCAACAATCCCAATGTGGGTGGTTTTGGTCAGCGCGATACAGAAATCGTGTTGCAAAGTGCGGCGCGGATTCAAGGATTATTAGCTTTCTTTGGCATCGTCATCTTGTCTCAAATTCTTCTGGTTCTGAAGAAGAAACAAGTCGAAAAAGTTCAAGCAGCCGAAATGAACTTTTAA